In a single window of the Rhodopirellula bahusiensis genome:
- a CDS encoding SDR family NAD(P)-dependent oxidoreductase, protein MSPQSRPVALVTGAATGVGRACAIGLARQGHDVVINYSRSEAEAKQTATDVEALGAKSMLVRCDVSIDEDVRAMLHQIRENFGRLDCLINNAATTEFIEHSDLETLTEPMWDRILGVNLKGPFFVTRAAAELLREGEGGSVVNVSSVAGITGSGSSIAYCASKGGLNTITKSLARSLAPKIRVNAVCPGPIDSRWIREGNPNWDLEAMVADYPLPKASQPEDIADAVLFFATGTSMTTGQLLSVDGGQTLG, encoded by the coding sequence ATGTCACCGCAATCACGTCCCGTCGCTCTGGTCACCGGCGCCGCCACCGGAGTTGGCCGAGCCTGTGCGATCGGGCTGGCTCGGCAAGGTCACGATGTCGTGATCAACTACTCCCGCAGCGAGGCCGAAGCCAAACAAACCGCCACGGACGTGGAAGCTCTCGGCGCGAAATCCATGTTGGTCCGGTGCGACGTTTCAATCGATGAAGACGTCCGTGCCATGCTCCACCAAATTCGCGAAAACTTTGGTCGACTGGATTGTTTAATCAACAACGCGGCGACGACTGAATTCATCGAACACTCCGATTTGGAAACGCTCACGGAACCGATGTGGGATCGCATTCTCGGCGTGAATTTGAAAGGTCCCTTCTTCGTCACGCGAGCCGCCGCTGAATTGCTCCGCGAAGGCGAAGGTGGCTCCGTGGTCAACGTCAGCTCCGTTGCGGGAATCACTGGATCGGGATCTTCCATCGCTTACTGCGCTAGCAAAGGCGGCTTGAACACAATCACGAAATCACTCGCACGATCTCTCGCCCCAAAAATTCGCGTCAACGCGGTTTGCCCGGGCCCAATCGACAGTCGCTGGATTCGAGAAGGCAATCCCAACTGGGATCTCGAGGCGATGGTCGCGGACTACCCGTTGCCAAAGGCATCCCAGCCGGAAGACATCGCCGACGCGGTGCTGTTCTTCGCAACGGGAACCAGCATGACGACTGGGCAATTGCTGTCTGTCGACGGCGGACAGACGCTCGGCTGA
- a CDS encoding MIP/aquaporin family protein: MHPYVAELIGTMFLVLFGNGVVANVVLPKTSGNDGGWIVIAAGWGIAVFIGAFCSSEFSGAHLNPAVTFAMYLADDSFGLVDGGGYIVAQMLGAMAGALLVYVFYREHFRTASDDPDGMRACFCTAPQIRKLPQAFLCETIGTFALILPIFLMVAPGFSSGPEPVDSDPVLGLGSIGLLPVGLLVFGIGLSLGGTTGYAINPARDLGPRLIHALLPIKGKQGNDWQYAWVPVLGPLTGAALAALVNALL, from the coding sequence ATGCATCCGTATGTCGCTGAGTTGATCGGGACGATGTTCCTGGTCCTGTTTGGGAATGGAGTGGTCGCGAACGTTGTTCTCCCGAAGACGAGTGGGAACGACGGTGGCTGGATCGTGATCGCTGCGGGATGGGGAATCGCCGTTTTCATCGGAGCATTTTGTTCGAGTGAATTCAGCGGAGCGCACCTGAACCCGGCCGTCACATTCGCGATGTACTTGGCGGACGATAGCTTCGGTCTAGTCGACGGCGGCGGATACATCGTCGCCCAGATGTTGGGTGCGATGGCCGGAGCGTTGCTGGTCTACGTGTTCTATCGCGAACATTTTCGCACAGCGTCGGACGACCCTGATGGTATGCGAGCCTGCTTCTGCACGGCCCCACAAATCCGCAAACTTCCTCAGGCGTTCCTTTGCGAAACGATTGGCACCTTCGCGTTGATCCTGCCGATCTTCTTGATGGTGGCCCCCGGTTTCAGCTCCGGTCCAGAACCCGTCGACAGCGATCCGGTGCTCGGCCTTGGATCAATTGGTTTGTTGCCTGTTGGTCTGCTTGTGTTTGGTATCGGGCTGTCGCTGGGAGGGACAACGGGATACGCAATCAATCCGGCCCGAGACCTGGGCCCTCGGCTGATTCATGCGTTGCTGCCTATCAAAGGAAAACAAGGGAACGATTGGCAGTACGCTTGGGTTCCCGTGCTGGGGCCGCTCACCGGTGCCGCCTTGGCTGCCCTGGTCAACGCGTTGTTGTAG